A single Neoarius graeffei isolate fNeoGra1 chromosome 23, fNeoGra1.pri, whole genome shotgun sequence DNA region contains:
- the LOC132871773 gene encoding zinc finger protein 41-like isoform X1, with the protein MAQFTFQEQLLSVMEVLAKAATEEINRRVADSCAVIRLELSRSQRDIDSLKRKCQVMENELRKVRGRGRRKVFVCSSSEKIPFQSVCARDTDVNVCRAEQPVPPSQEDPAASTPHIHQTVQILEDRSAATAIKEEGNENDPWNRREAAGQFPYGCHGNKPYNPAQEISEEQNRFSEDMERQRTHLTHISSPVTSNEERPSSLRLKVKTEKEEEDEKEVAEVILVEGPEQSREETNHLEFAYNSNSNEAERTDKSFMPTQLSCDLSVFSQPAEAAMEQSGNDAKTIQNDQIEMYGVGQVSVHEHPQPAWCRDRAHEADHMVQRQRHDGSSAHQQHRSLSRSSEAGVGVRTRDGMASQAGSNIPHQVFLGRGRGGLRRFRAQRVTSMGGERRFRCSFCERTFMRFGQLKEHMRSHTGERPYACSQCGRSFTKQGNLIRHAVVHSGEKPYQCNLCGKCFTQRSSLKSHQKTHTPDRGTVLQGLAVRQLVREQHDSLAVTQTRGFV; encoded by the exons ATGGCTCAGTTCACGTTCCAAGAGCAGCTGTTGTCCGTCATGGAGGTTCTGGCCAAAGCAGCCACGGAGGAAATTAACCGGCGTGTGGCCGACAGCTGTGCGGTGATCCGCCTCGAGCTCTCCCGCAGTCAGAGGGACATCGACAGCCTGAAAAGGAAATGCCAGGTGATGGAGAATGAATTGAGGAAGGTACGAGGAAGAGGAAGGAGGAAAG tgttTGTCTGCAGCTCCTCTGAGAAGATAccttttcagagtgtgtgtgccaGAGACACTGATGTAAATGTATGCAGGGCTGAACAGCCTGTTCCGCCATCACAGGAGGATCCTGCGGCATCTACGCCACACATCCATCAG ACTGTCCAGATACTGGAGGACAGATCTGCGGCCACAGCCATTAAAGAGGAGGGAAATGAAAACGATCCATGGAATAGGAGAGAGG CTGCAGGGCAGTTTCCTTATGGGTGTCATGGGAACAAGCCATACAACCCAGCTCAGGAGATAAGTGAAGAACAAAACCGATTTAGTGAAGACATGGAGAGACAGAGGACGCACCTCACACACATCAGCTCTCCGGTCACGAGCAACGAGGAGCGTCCGAGCAGTCTAAGACTTAAGGTAAAAACTGAAAAGGAGGAAGAGGATGAGAAGGAAGTAGCAGAAGTCATCCTGGTGGAGGGGCCTGAACAAAGCAGAGAAGAAACTAATCATCTGGAGTTTGCTTATAACAGCAACAGTAACGAGGCAGAAAGAACAGACAAGTCCTTCATGCCCACTCAACTTTCATGTGACCTTTCGGTCTTCTCTCAGCCTGCGGAAGCAGCCATGGAACAATCCGGAAATGATGCCAAAACTATACAGAATGACCAGATAGAGATGTATGGTGTTGGACAGGTCAGTGTCCATGAGCATCCACAGCCAGCCTGGTGCAGAGACAGAGCGCACGAGGCAGATCACATGGTACAAAGACAGAGGCATGATGGCTCAAGCGCACACCAGCAGCACAGGAGTTTATCCAGATCCAGTGAGGCCGGAGTCGGAGTCAGAACCAGAGACGGCATGGCCTCCCAGGCCGGCTCGAACATCCCCCACCAGGTGTTTTTGGGAAGAGGCCGTGGCGGACTCCGACGTTTCCGGGCTCAGCGGGTAACGAGCATGGGTGGAGAGCGCCGCTTCAGATGTTCGTTCTGTGAGCGGACTTTTATGCGTTTTGGCCAGCTGAAGGAGCACATGCGCAGCCACACTGGCGAGAGGCCATACGCGTGCAGCCAGTGTGGCCGCAGCTTCACCAAACAGGGCAATCTGATCCGGCACGCCGTAGTGCACAGTGGAGAGAAACCATACCAGTGCAATCTGTGTGGGAAATGCTTCACTCAGCGTTCCAGCTTAAAGTCCCATCAGAAAACGCACACGCCAGACAGAGGCACTGTTCTGCAAGGACTCGCTGTACGTCAGCTGGTCAGAGAGCAACACGACAGCCTGGCTGTCACACAAACCAGGGGTTTTGTATAG
- the LOC132871773 gene encoding histone-lysine N-methyltransferase PRDM9-like isoform X2, whose product MAQFTFQEQLLSVMEVLAKAATEEINRRVADSCAVIRLELSRSQRDIDSLKRKCQVMENELRKVRGRGRRKVFVCSSSEKIPFQSVCARDTDVNVCRAEQPVPPSQEDPAASTPHIHQTVQILEDRSAATAIKEEGNENDPWNRREGQFPYGCHGNKPYNPAQEISEEQNRFSEDMERQRTHLTHISSPVTSNEERPSSLRLKVKTEKEEEDEKEVAEVILVEGPEQSREETNHLEFAYNSNSNEAERTDKSFMPTQLSCDLSVFSQPAEAAMEQSGNDAKTIQNDQIEMYGVGQVSVHEHPQPAWCRDRAHEADHMVQRQRHDGSSAHQQHRSLSRSSEAGVGVRTRDGMASQAGSNIPHQVFLGRGRGGLRRFRAQRVTSMGGERRFRCSFCERTFMRFGQLKEHMRSHTGERPYACSQCGRSFTKQGNLIRHAVVHSGEKPYQCNLCGKCFTQRSSLKSHQKTHTPDRGTVLQGLAVRQLVREQHDSLAVTQTRGFV is encoded by the exons ATGGCTCAGTTCACGTTCCAAGAGCAGCTGTTGTCCGTCATGGAGGTTCTGGCCAAAGCAGCCACGGAGGAAATTAACCGGCGTGTGGCCGACAGCTGTGCGGTGATCCGCCTCGAGCTCTCCCGCAGTCAGAGGGACATCGACAGCCTGAAAAGGAAATGCCAGGTGATGGAGAATGAATTGAGGAAGGTACGAGGAAGAGGAAGGAGGAAAG tgttTGTCTGCAGCTCCTCTGAGAAGATAccttttcagagtgtgtgtgccaGAGACACTGATGTAAATGTATGCAGGGCTGAACAGCCTGTTCCGCCATCACAGGAGGATCCTGCGGCATCTACGCCACACATCCATCAG ACTGTCCAGATACTGGAGGACAGATCTGCGGCCACAGCCATTAAAGAGGAGGGAAATGAAAACGATCCATGGAATAGGAGAGAGG GGCAGTTTCCTTATGGGTGTCATGGGAACAAGCCATACAACCCAGCTCAGGAGATAAGTGAAGAACAAAACCGATTTAGTGAAGACATGGAGAGACAGAGGACGCACCTCACACACATCAGCTCTCCGGTCACGAGCAACGAGGAGCGTCCGAGCAGTCTAAGACTTAAGGTAAAAACTGAAAAGGAGGAAGAGGATGAGAAGGAAGTAGCAGAAGTCATCCTGGTGGAGGGGCCTGAACAAAGCAGAGAAGAAACTAATCATCTGGAGTTTGCTTATAACAGCAACAGTAACGAGGCAGAAAGAACAGACAAGTCCTTCATGCCCACTCAACTTTCATGTGACCTTTCGGTCTTCTCTCAGCCTGCGGAAGCAGCCATGGAACAATCCGGAAATGATGCCAAAACTATACAGAATGACCAGATAGAGATGTATGGTGTTGGACAGGTCAGTGTCCATGAGCATCCACAGCCAGCCTGGTGCAGAGACAGAGCGCACGAGGCAGATCACATGGTACAAAGACAGAGGCATGATGGCTCAAGCGCACACCAGCAGCACAGGAGTTTATCCAGATCCAGTGAGGCCGGAGTCGGAGTCAGAACCAGAGACGGCATGGCCTCCCAGGCCGGCTCGAACATCCCCCACCAGGTGTTTTTGGGAAGAGGCCGTGGCGGACTCCGACGTTTCCGGGCTCAGCGGGTAACGAGCATGGGTGGAGAGCGCCGCTTCAGATGTTCGTTCTGTGAGCGGACTTTTATGCGTTTTGGCCAGCTGAAGGAGCACATGCGCAGCCACACTGGCGAGAGGCCATACGCGTGCAGCCAGTGTGGCCGCAGCTTCACCAAACAGGGCAATCTGATCCGGCACGCCGTAGTGCACAGTGGAGAGAAACCATACCAGTGCAATCTGTGTGGGAAATGCTTCACTCAGCGTTCCAGCTTAAAGTCCCATCAGAAAACGCACACGCCAGACAGAGGCACTGTTCTGCAAGGACTCGCTGTACGTCAGCTGGTCAGAGAGCAACACGACAGCCTGGCTGTCACACAAACCAGGGGTTTTGTATAG